From Pandoraea norimbergensis, the proteins below share one genomic window:
- a CDS encoding MFS transporter — protein sequence MPASPINVTAFIDRHRISPFQVMIVVLCFLIVAIDGFDTAAIGFIAPAIRAEWSLTPAHLAPLFGAGLAGLMAGAFLFGPLADKFGRKSILIFSVVFFGLASLASAWSMELWQLIALRFLTGLGLGGAMPNAITLTSEYCPESRRSFLVTTMFCGFTLGSAFGGLASAGLIEAFGWRSVLIVGGVMPLVLGAILVRALPESVRYLVMAGKAPERIAASLQRIAPNEDLRGATFNVATKPSTTSPVGHLFKPALLRGTLLFWLTFFMSLLVIYLLSSWLPTLLRTNGLTLRNAAIVTAMFQVGGTLGAIVLGWLMDRFNPHYVLAAAYALAGICVAAVGPLASSPVLASVAVFWAGFCVSGGQVGANALSAEFYPTDCRATGVSWANGVGRLGSVVGSVGGASMLAMGWSMPALFAAIGVPAVLAGATMLTLGRLRHREATMALEAAA from the coding sequence ATGCCAGCGAGTCCCATCAACGTTACGGCGTTCATCGACCGGCATCGCATTTCGCCGTTTCAAGTGATGATCGTCGTACTGTGCTTTCTGATCGTCGCCATCGACGGCTTCGACACGGCCGCCATCGGCTTCATCGCCCCAGCCATTCGCGCGGAATGGTCGCTCACGCCCGCGCATCTTGCACCGCTCTTCGGTGCGGGTCTCGCCGGACTGATGGCGGGTGCGTTCCTGTTCGGACCGCTTGCCGACAAGTTCGGCCGCAAGTCGATCCTCATTTTCTCGGTCGTGTTTTTCGGGCTGGCAAGTCTGGCCTCGGCATGGTCGATGGAATTGTGGCAACTGATTGCGCTGCGTTTTCTGACTGGGCTCGGCTTGGGCGGTGCGATGCCCAATGCGATCACGCTGACTTCGGAATACTGCCCGGAGTCGCGCCGGTCGTTTCTCGTGACCACGATGTTCTGCGGCTTCACGCTGGGCTCGGCGTTCGGCGGGCTGGCATCGGCAGGGCTCATCGAGGCATTTGGCTGGCGCTCGGTGCTGATCGTGGGTGGCGTGATGCCGCTCGTGCTCGGTGCGATTCTGGTGCGGGCGTTGCCGGAGTCGGTGCGATATCTCGTGATGGCCGGCAAGGCACCGGAACGTATTGCGGCGTCGCTGCAACGGATCGCGCCGAATGAAGACTTGCGCGGCGCGACGTTCAACGTCGCGACCAAGCCGTCGACCACGTCGCCCGTGGGGCATCTGTTCAAGCCGGCGCTGCTGCGCGGCACGCTGCTGTTCTGGCTCACGTTCTTCATGAGCCTGCTGGTGATCTATCTGCTCTCGAGCTGGCTGCCCACGTTGTTACGCACGAATGGCTTGACGTTGCGCAATGCCGCGATCGTCACCGCCATGTTTCAGGTCGGCGGCACGCTCGGCGCAATTGTGCTCGGCTGGCTGATGGACCGATTCAATCCGCACTACGTGCTGGCGGCCGCTTATGCGCTGGCCGGTATCTGTGTCGCCGCCGTCGGCCCGCTCGCCAGTTCTCCGGTGCTCGCGTCGGTGGCCGTGTTCTGGGCAGGGTTCTGCGTGTCGGGCGGGCAAGTGGGTGCCAATGCGTTGTCGGCCGAGTTCTATCCGACCGACTGCCGTGCGACTGGTGTGAGCTGGGCCAACGGCGTGGGCCGTCTCGGGTCAGTGGTCGGGTCGGTCGGCGGTGCGTCGATGCTTGCCATGGGCTGGTCGATGCCGGCACTGTTCGCCGCTATCGGTGTGCCGGCCGTGCTGGCCGGTGCGACCATGCTGACGCTGGGACGTTTGCGTCATCGCGAAGCGACGATGGCGTTGGAAGCGGCGGCCTGA
- a CDS encoding 3-hydroxybenzoate 6-monooxygenase, with translation MTQPHQPKALVIGGGIGGLAAALALANQGVRIELLEQAETIGEIGAGIQLAANAFAALDALGVGEAARERSVFTDHITLRDAIDRSVIAEVDVGAPYRERFGNPYAVIHRADIHLSILEAVQRNPLIQFKTATRVVSLEQDDSGVTVIDQHGERHTADAVIGCDGVKSAVRDALIGDEPRVTGHVVYRAVVDVENMPNDLQVNAPVVWAGPHCHLVHYPLRGGKQYNLVVTFHSREQEVWGVRDGSKEEVLSYFEGIDPLPHQMLDRPTSWRRWATADRDPVEQWSFGRATILGDSAHPMTQYIAQGACQALEDAVTLGAAYVAAKGDFVDAFQRYEHARIPRTARVLYGARDMGRVYHAKGVDRWVRNSLWQGRTQPQFYDALQWLHGWRAENCLSQTPWLRDA, from the coding sequence ATGACACAACCCCATCAACCGAAAGCGCTCGTCATTGGCGGCGGCATCGGCGGTCTGGCCGCCGCACTCGCCCTCGCGAATCAGGGCGTGCGCATTGAACTGCTTGAGCAGGCTGAGACCATTGGCGAGATCGGCGCAGGCATTCAGCTTGCCGCCAACGCCTTCGCCGCGCTCGACGCGCTGGGTGTCGGCGAGGCCGCACGCGAGCGGTCGGTCTTCACCGATCACATCACATTGCGCGACGCCATCGACCGCAGCGTGATCGCCGAAGTCGACGTCGGTGCGCCGTATCGCGAGCGCTTCGGCAACCCGTATGCGGTGATTCATCGCGCCGACATCCACCTGTCGATTCTGGAAGCAGTGCAACGCAATCCGCTGATTCAGTTCAAGACGGCCACCCGCGTCGTCTCGCTGGAGCAGGACGATAGCGGCGTCACGGTGATCGATCAGCATGGCGAGCGGCACACGGCCGACGCCGTGATCGGTTGCGATGGCGTGAAGTCGGCCGTGCGCGACGCGCTGATCGGTGACGAGCCGCGTGTGACCGGGCATGTGGTGTATCGCGCCGTGGTCGACGTGGAGAACATGCCGAACGATTTGCAGGTCAACGCGCCGGTGGTGTGGGCAGGCCCGCATTGCCATCTGGTGCATTACCCGCTGCGCGGCGGCAAGCAATACAACCTGGTGGTGACGTTTCACAGCCGCGAGCAGGAAGTCTGGGGCGTGCGCGACGGCAGCAAGGAAGAAGTGCTGTCGTACTTCGAGGGCATCGACCCGCTGCCGCATCAGATGCTCGACCGCCCGACCTCGTGGCGCCGTTGGGCGACCGCTGATCGTGACCCCGTGGAGCAATGGAGTTTTGGCCGCGCCACGATTCTCGGTGATTCCGCACACCCGATGACGCAATACATCGCGCAGGGTGCCTGTCAGGCACTGGAAGACGCCGTCACGCTGGGCGCCGCGTATGTCGCGGCCAAGGGCGACTTCGTCGATGCGTTCCAGCGTTATGAACATGCGCGTATTCCGCGCACGGCGCGCGTGCTGTACGGCGCGCGCGATATGGGACGTGTGTATCACGCCAAGGGTGTGGATCGCTGGGTGCGCAATTCGCTCTGGCAGGGCCGCACGCAGCCGCAGTTCTACGACGCGCTGCAATGGCTGCACGGCTGGCGTGCGGAGAACTGCCTGTCGCAAACACCGTGGTTGCGCGACGCATAA
- the maiA gene encoding maleylacetoacetate isomerase produces the protein MQLYSFFNSSTSYRVRIALALKGLAFDTIGVNIRVGEHRAEAYVDEVNPSAVVPAIVDGDFSLGQSLAILDYLDGKYPTPRLLPQDMEARARVLELAALISCDIHPVNNLRILKYLQGTLGLTTAQKDAWYQHWIAEGMAGVERLLTKHGHGPWCFGEAPTLADVCLIPQIANARRMGCDLSAYPRALAVFEHAAAHPAFVAAAPDKQPDFTA, from the coding sequence ATGCAGCTCTACAGCTTCTTCAATAGCTCGACGTCCTATCGCGTGCGCATTGCGCTGGCGCTCAAGGGCCTCGCGTTCGACACCATTGGCGTGAACATTCGCGTCGGCGAGCATCGTGCCGAGGCCTATGTCGATGAGGTCAACCCGTCGGCCGTGGTGCCCGCGATTGTTGATGGCGACTTCTCGCTCGGCCAGTCGCTCGCGATTCTCGATTACCTCGACGGGAAGTACCCCACGCCGCGCTTGTTGCCTCAAGACATGGAAGCGCGTGCCCGGGTGCTGGAACTGGCCGCGTTGATCAGTTGCGACATCCACCCGGTCAACAACCTGCGGATTCTGAAGTATCTGCAAGGCACGCTCGGGCTGACCACTGCGCAAAAGGACGCGTGGTATCAGCACTGGATCGCCGAAGGCATGGCCGGTGTGGAGCGTCTACTGACGAAGCACGGCCACGGCCCGTGGTGTTTCGGCGAGGCGCCGACGCTGGCCGATGTGTGCCTGATTCCGCAAATCGCGAATGCCCGGCGTATGGGCTGCGATTTGTCGGCGTATCCGCGCGCGTTGGCCGTGTTCGAGCACGCCGCCGCCCATCCCGCCTTCGTAGCGGCAGCGCCCGACAAGCAGCCCGATTTCACGGCGTGA
- a CDS encoding fumarylacetoacetate hydrolase family protein, with translation MSFVFAPPATVAVPVVGSNDQFAVRRVYCVGRNYAAHAREMGFDPDREPPFFFCKPADAVLPVAYGQTLEVKYPAQTSNYHYEAELVAVIGKAGSDIPLDQALEHVWGYAVGLDMTRRDLQMKMREMGRPWEIGKAFDASAPIGPIHPVSSVGHIAKAAISLTVDGVQKQKSDITHLIWSVAETVSYLSQFFRLEPGDLIYTGTPEGVGPVKAGETMVTAVEGLGEITVRVV, from the coding sequence ATGTCTTTCGTCTTCGCTCCGCCTGCCACCGTCGCCGTCCCCGTTGTCGGCAGCAACGATCAATTTGCCGTGCGCCGCGTGTATTGCGTGGGCCGCAACTACGCCGCCCATGCGCGCGAAATGGGCTTCGATCCGGACCGCGAACCGCCGTTCTTCTTCTGCAAGCCGGCTGACGCCGTGCTGCCCGTGGCCTACGGCCAAACGCTGGAAGTGAAGTACCCGGCGCAGACGAGCAACTATCACTACGAAGCCGAACTCGTTGCCGTCATTGGCAAGGCCGGTTCCGACATTCCGCTCGATCAGGCGCTGGAACACGTGTGGGGCTATGCAGTCGGTCTGGACATGACGCGCCGCGATCTGCAAATGAAAATGCGCGAGATGGGTCGTCCGTGGGAAATCGGCAAGGCGTTTGATGCGTCAGCCCCGATCGGCCCGATTCATCCGGTGTCGAGCGTGGGTCACATCGCGAAGGCCGCGATTTCGCTGACCGTCGATGGTGTGCAGAAGCAGAAGAGCGACATCACGCACCTGATCTGGTCAGTGGCGGAAACCGTGTCGTATCTGTCGCAATTCTTCCGCCTCGAACCGGGCGACCTGATCTACACCGGCACGCCCGAAGGCGTGGGTCCGGTCAAGGCAGGCGAGACGATGGTCACCGCCGTCGAAGGTCTGGGCGAGATCACCGTGCGCGTGGTCTGA
- the gtdA gene encoding gentisate 1,2-dioxygenase: MSERAPSAERAAYYEHIGRNHMAPLWESLHSLVPPQPRPRVVPAIWKYNEVRPLVMEAGRMISAEEAVRRVLILQNPGTPGSSSITGSLYAGLQLILPGEIAPSHRHTQSALRFIVEGRGAWTAVNGERTTMHPGDFIITPSWTWHDHGNPADGEPVVWLDGLDIPLVQYFDAGFAENYPESQQPVQRPEGDSFARYGFNMLPVRHKVSDPTSPIFSYPYARSREALDTLYRNGELDPWDGIKLRYVNPATGGWPMPTMATFMQYLPAGFQGKTYRSTDATVFSVVEGRGTVRIGDEQFQFEPRDHFVVPSWAPVQLAALEDAVLFSYSDRPVLTALNLLRESRT, encoded by the coding sequence ATGTCCGAACGCGCCCCCAGCGCCGAGCGCGCTGCCTATTACGAGCACATTGGCCGCAACCACATGGCCCCGCTGTGGGAATCGCTGCACAGTCTCGTGCCGCCTCAGCCACGCCCGCGTGTGGTGCCCGCCATCTGGAAATACAACGAAGTGCGGCCACTGGTGATGGAAGCCGGTCGCATGATCAGCGCTGAAGAAGCCGTGCGCCGCGTGCTGATTCTGCAAAATCCGGGCACGCCGGGCTCATCAAGCATTACCGGCTCGCTGTACGCCGGATTGCAGTTGATTCTGCCGGGCGAGATCGCCCCGAGCCATCGTCACACGCAATCGGCCCTGCGCTTCATCGTGGAAGGCCGTGGTGCGTGGACCGCCGTGAATGGCGAGCGCACCACCATGCATCCGGGCGACTTCATCATCACGCCGTCGTGGACGTGGCACGACCACGGCAATCCGGCCGATGGCGAGCCGGTAGTCTGGCTCGACGGACTCGATATCCCGCTCGTGCAGTATTTCGATGCCGGTTTTGCAGAAAACTACCCCGAATCTCAGCAGCCGGTGCAGCGCCCCGAAGGCGACAGCTTCGCGCGCTACGGCTTCAACATGCTGCCGGTGCGCCACAAGGTGAGCGACCCGACGTCGCCGATTTTCAGCTACCCGTACGCCCGCTCGCGCGAAGCGCTCGACACGCTGTATCGCAATGGCGAACTCGATCCGTGGGACGGCATCAAGCTGCGCTACGTCAATCCGGCCACCGGTGGCTGGCCCATGCCGACCATGGCCACGTTCATGCAGTACTTGCCCGCCGGATTCCAAGGCAAGACGTATCGCAGCACCGACGCCACCGTGTTCTCGGTGGTCGAAGGGCGCGGCACGGTGCGCATTGGCGACGAGCAGTTCCAGTTCGAACCGCGCGATCACTTTGTCGTGCCGTCGTGGGCGCCGGTGCAACTCGCCGCACTGGAAGACGCCGTGCTGTTCAGCTACTCGGACCGCCCGGTGCTCACCGCGCTGAATCTGCTGCGCGAATCACGCACCTGA
- a CDS encoding LysR family transcriptional regulator, whose protein sequence is MDWTHRLRLRNLQMLLTLAETGNMSQSAALLNTTQPGLSKWLKDLEDDIGLPLFERQARGLRPTAYGEALIEHARRIEAQLDTARDDLDAMREGGSGLVAIGTSGASSADTVPLAVLLLLQRMPRVQARVIENTMDRLMNQLAHSEIDIVVGRSAPELQDRSVRAEALYLEPLHFVARARHPVFSLDQVDWPDMQRYRWVVWPRGTPIRNALEAALAEAGYPLPSDTVESNSTILNLTLLNNSDMIGLASHRTASRLQALGALRIVPLRLAGFGAISMYWRDDGANRAAVVAALDCLRSAANRSLGDAVAGIESDGQ, encoded by the coding sequence ATGGATTGGACCCATCGCTTGCGTCTGCGCAACTTGCAGATGCTGCTGACCCTCGCGGAGACCGGCAACATGAGCCAGTCGGCGGCGTTGCTCAACACCACGCAGCCCGGCTTGTCGAAGTGGCTGAAAGATCTCGAGGACGATATCGGCCTGCCGCTGTTCGAGCGTCAGGCGCGCGGCTTGCGGCCGACGGCCTACGGGGAAGCCCTGATCGAACACGCGCGCCGCATCGAGGCGCAGCTCGACACCGCGCGCGACGATCTCGACGCCATGCGCGAAGGCGGCAGCGGGTTGGTGGCGATCGGGACGTCGGGCGCGTCGTCGGCGGATACGGTGCCGCTGGCGGTGCTACTGCTGTTGCAGCGCATGCCGCGCGTGCAGGCCCGGGTGATTGAAAACACGATGGACCGGTTGATGAACCAGCTCGCGCACAGCGAGATCGACATCGTGGTGGGACGCTCGGCGCCGGAATTGCAGGATCGCAGCGTCCGCGCGGAAGCGCTCTATCTCGAGCCGCTGCACTTTGTAGCGCGCGCCCGGCATCCGGTGTTCTCGCTCGATCAGGTGGATTGGCCCGACATGCAGCGCTATCGCTGGGTGGTCTGGCCGCGCGGCACACCGATTCGAAATGCATTGGAAGCGGCGCTCGCTGAAGCGGGTTACCCGTTGCCGAGCGATACGGTCGAATCGAATTCCACCATCCTCAACCTCACGCTGCTCAACAACAGCGACATGATCGGCTTGGCGTCGCATCGCACAGCGAGCCGCTTGCAGGCATTGGGCGCACTGCGCATCGTGCCGCTGCGACTCGCAGGGTTTGGCGCCATTTCGATGTATTGGCGCGACGACGGTGCAAACCGCGCGGCGGTGGTTGCTGCGCTCGATTGCCTGCGCAGTGCGGCAAATCGCTCGTTAGGCGATGCCGTTGCGGGCATCGAGAGCGACGGCCAGTAA
- a CDS encoding GntR family transcriptional regulator, whose product MKSFREMPATASAAQPIRTSRAAPSRDANGSASTRIRKGPSLAEQAYDEIKRRILSLEFGPGQLFNELMICELIGFSRSPVHHAIQRLKLEGLIDIIPRKGLQIRRESMDEILDLLEARWAVEANVAALAAQRRTDEQLVRMRALLAASSELNRDDDRDRFMQIDHDFHAVIAEAAGNSALTDIMRSLHERSARLWKLRVLAPGDLPHTQDEHHAVLEAIEARDSVAASNAMAAHLASLRRRRVAPAG is encoded by the coding sequence ATGAAAAGCTTTAGAGAGATGCCCGCCACGGCCAGCGCCGCACAACCGATCCGCACGTCACGCGCCGCGCCCTCACGCGATGCCAACGGCAGTGCTTCGACACGTATTCGCAAGGGGCCGTCGCTCGCCGAGCAGGCTTACGACGAGATCAAGCGCCGCATTCTGTCGCTCGAATTCGGTCCCGGTCAGTTGTTCAACGAGTTGATGATTTGTGAGCTCATCGGCTTTAGCCGCTCACCGGTGCATCACGCGATTCAGCGTCTCAAGCTCGAAGGCCTGATCGACATCATTCCGCGTAAGGGTTTGCAGATTCGCCGTGAATCGATGGACGAGATTCTCGACCTGCTCGAAGCGCGATGGGCCGTGGAAGCCAACGTTGCAGCGCTCGCTGCCCAACGTCGCACCGACGAACAACTGGTTCGCATGCGCGCGCTGCTCGCGGCATCGAGCGAGTTGAACCGCGACGATGATCGCGACCGGTTCATGCAGATCGATCACGACTTTCATGCCGTGATTGCCGAGGCGGCGGGCAACAGTGCACTGACCGACATCATGCGCTCGCTGCACGAGCGCTCCGCACGACTCTGGAAGCTGCGGGTGCTGGCGCCCGGCGATCTCCCCCACACGCAGGACGAGCACCACGCCGTGCTCGAAGCGATCGAAGCGCGCGACAGCGTGGCGGCGTCCAATGCGATGGCCGCGCATCTGGCATCGCTGCGACGCCGGCGTGTCGCGCCCGCAGGCTGA
- a CDS encoding ABC transporter substrate-binding protein — protein MAMNSKRRQVVQAIGAATAGWMAGSWGSAQAQNKPPGELTLSLDFTVLGRHAPWYVALGKGYFKQAGLNVKIVPGQGTAQAIQALESGIAQFAFSDVVSLALARARGASSARFVAMNYQSAPYAIFSLASGANAGSPDKLTGLEVASGAGSFSPKVIQGFMKQHKLDPASIKFVNVDGSARVSMLLSKKVPAIENFIFSQVGIEKVLPPGQLTTLLLAANGLELYANGLLVKDEMIKAQPDTVRAFVKAAMQGWRDTLADPEGAATVMANYVPGLNHEVAVGEIKLLATLAQSPATQQNGLGWIDADRMKRSLDFIAQNIGITGKAPTAAELYTTEFLPKVGA, from the coding sequence ATGGCAATGAACAGCAAGCGTCGGCAGGTAGTACAGGCGATCGGGGCCGCGACAGCGGGTTGGATGGCGGGGTCGTGGGGCAGCGCGCAGGCACAGAACAAGCCGCCGGGCGAGCTCACGCTGTCGCTCGATTTCACGGTGCTCGGCCGTCATGCGCCGTGGTACGTCGCCCTCGGCAAGGGGTACTTCAAGCAGGCCGGTCTGAACGTCAAGATCGTGCCGGGACAGGGCACCGCCCAAGCCATTCAGGCACTCGAATCGGGGATCGCGCAGTTTGCGTTTTCCGATGTGGTGTCGCTGGCACTGGCCCGCGCTCGCGGCGCCAGCAGCGCCCGCTTCGTGGCGATGAACTACCAGAGCGCGCCCTACGCCATTTTCTCGCTCGCCTCGGGGGCCAACGCCGGTTCACCCGACAAGCTCACCGGTCTCGAGGTCGCCAGCGGCGCGGGCAGTTTCTCGCCCAAGGTGATTCAGGGCTTCATGAAACAGCACAAGCTCGACCCGGCGTCGATCAAGTTCGTCAATGTCGACGGCTCGGCGCGCGTGAGCATGTTGCTGAGCAAGAAGGTGCCGGCCATCGAGAACTTCATCTTCAGTCAGGTGGGCATCGAGAAAGTCCTGCCGCCGGGGCAACTGACCACGTTGCTGCTCGCGGCCAACGGTCTTGAGCTGTATGCCAACGGCCTGCTGGTGAAAGACGAAATGATCAAGGCGCAGCCCGACACCGTGCGGGCTTTCGTCAAGGCGGCGATGCAGGGCTGGCGCGACACGCTGGCCGATCCCGAGGGCGCCGCCACTGTCATGGCGAACTACGTGCCCGGGCTCAATCACGAAGTTGCTGTGGGCGAAATCAAGTTGCTTGCCACGCTCGCACAAAGCCCGGCGACCCAGCAGAACGGGCTGGGCTGGATCGACGCCGATCGCATGAAACGCAGCCTCGACTTCATCGCACAGAACATCGGCATCACCGGCAAGGCGCCCACGGCGGCCGAGTTGTACACGACAGAATTTCTACCGAAGGTGGGCGCATGA
- a CDS encoding ABC transporter ATP-binding protein, whose translation MNAPRDAAHAIASQASAAPAARPVVQRVSQPFAEIEGVSKVYPPRGKNAQTVALESVSCSFEAGQLVALLGPSGCGKTTLLRVVAGLTRPTTGVVRIDGQPITGAQRDFGIVFQSANLMPWRNVLTNVLFPMEILGRADAAAKSRARELLELVGLASFADARPHELSGGMQQRVALCRALIHAPRLLLMDEPFGALDDFTRMEMHDLLLNVREHTRAAVMFVTHSISEAIYLSDQVLVFSRRPAKIAERIDIDLPYPRTQEMRFTPQFTAYERHASASLGVVKCQK comes from the coding sequence ATGAACGCACCTCGCGACGCCGCGCACGCCATTGCGTCCCAAGCCAGCGCGGCTCCCGCTGCTCGACCCGTTGTTCAACGTGTTTCCCAGCCGTTCGCCGAGATCGAAGGCGTAAGCAAGGTCTACCCGCCGCGCGGCAAGAATGCGCAGACGGTCGCGCTCGAGAGCGTGAGTTGCAGTTTCGAAGCGGGCCAACTGGTCGCGCTGCTGGGGCCGAGCGGTTGCGGCAAGACTACGTTGTTGCGTGTGGTCGCCGGGCTGACTCGCCCGACGACCGGTGTGGTGCGCATCGACGGCCAGCCGATCACAGGCGCGCAGCGCGACTTTGGCATCGTGTTCCAGAGTGCGAATCTGATGCCGTGGCGCAACGTGCTGACCAACGTGTTGTTCCCGATGGAAATCCTTGGGCGCGCCGACGCCGCCGCTAAGTCACGCGCACGCGAACTGCTTGAGCTTGTCGGACTGGCATCGTTTGCCGACGCCCGGCCGCACGAACTCTCGGGTGGCATGCAGCAGCGAGTCGCGCTCTGCCGAGCGCTGATTCACGCGCCGCGCCTGTTGCTGATGGATGAGCCTTTCGGCGCACTCGATGACTTCACCCGCATGGAGATGCACGACTTGCTGCTCAACGTGCGCGAGCACACGCGGGCTGCCGTGATGTTCGTCACGCATAGCATTTCCGAGGCGATCTATCTCTCCGATCAGGTACTTGTGTTCAGCCGCCGCCCGGCGAAGATTGCTGAGCGCATCGACATCGATCTACCGTATCCGCGCACGCAAGAGATGCGCTTCACGCCGCAGTTCACCGCGTACGAGCGCCATGCAAGCGCGTCGCTGGGAGTCGTGAAATGTCAAAAGTGA
- a CDS encoding ABC transporter permease codes for MSKVNLRAVAYPTLGIVFVIVLWQLYVTMFSVSIAVLPTPAQIAQSFVSDRAALVSQGWVTLQECIYGFGLAFIVGVPIAFVIANSPVLNRMFYPLLIAMQSVPKVALAPIILVWLGTGIESKLALVWLVAFFPIVVDTAAGLRNTPVSLLELATSLRATRMQIFTKIQMPAALPHIVSGAKIAVTLAVIGAVIGEFVGSNEGLGNLLLVANSQLNTPLAFAALISLAILGLGLYGAVALIEVALQPWLPHTAEAA; via the coding sequence ATGTCAAAAGTGAATCTCCGTGCCGTGGCTTACCCGACGCTGGGCATCGTGTTCGTCATCGTGCTCTGGCAGCTCTACGTCACGATGTTCAGCGTCTCAATCGCGGTGCTGCCTACGCCCGCTCAGATTGCGCAATCGTTCGTCAGCGACCGTGCCGCGCTCGTCTCGCAAGGCTGGGTGACGTTGCAGGAATGCATTTACGGCTTCGGGCTGGCGTTCATCGTGGGCGTGCCCATCGCCTTCGTCATCGCGAATTCTCCCGTACTCAACCGCATGTTCTACCCGCTGCTCATCGCGATGCAGTCGGTGCCGAAGGTTGCGCTCGCACCGATCATTCTCGTGTGGCTGGGTACCGGCATCGAATCGAAGCTGGCGCTCGTCTGGCTGGTGGCGTTCTTCCCCATCGTGGTCGATACCGCTGCCGGGCTGCGCAACACGCCGGTGAGTCTGCTGGAACTGGCGACGTCGCTGCGTGCTACCCGCATGCAGATCTTCACCAAGATCCAGATGCCTGCCGCGCTGCCGCACATCGTCTCGGGGGCCAAGATCGCCGTGACGCTGGCGGTCATCGGTGCCGTGATCGGCGAGTTCGTCGGGAGCAACGAGGGCTTGGGCAATCTGCTGCTCGTGGCGAACTCGCAACTCAACACGCCGCTGGCGTTCGCCGCCTTGATCTCACTCGCGATTCTGGGGCTTGGGTTGTACGGCGCCGTCGCGCTGATCGAAGTCGCGCTGCAACCGTGGCTGCCGCATACCGCCGAGGCGGCGTAG
- a CDS encoding cupin domain-containing protein, with amino-acid sequence MSSEDRQSAPAGAPMPSLAEILLHSEAMPWRDKSLAGIAEKMFWRDEATGASIALIKFSKGAGIPAPHSHASNQFMYCLSGKYEYTSTGVTLLPGSFYCNPKGNVHGPTMAHEETIVVEIYDGPHYPQKPDWYTDERDAH; translated from the coding sequence ATGAGCAGTGAAGACCGCCAGTCCGCACCCGCCGGTGCCCCGATGCCCTCGCTTGCCGAGATCCTGCTGCACAGCGAAGCGATGCCGTGGCGCGATAAGTCGCTCGCAGGCATTGCCGAAAAAATGTTCTGGCGCGACGAGGCCACCGGCGCATCCATCGCGCTCATCAAGTTCTCGAAAGGCGCCGGTATTCCGGCACCGCATTCGCATGCGTCGAACCAGTTCATGTACTGCCTGAGCGGGAAGTACGAATACACCTCCACGGGCGTGACGCTGCTGCCCGGCAGCTTCTACTGCAACCCCAAAGGCAATGTGCACGGCCCGACGATGGCGCACGAAGAAACCATCGTGGTCGAGATTTACGACGGGCCGCATTACCCGCAAAAGCCTGACTGGTACACGGACGAGCGCGATGCCCACTGA